Below is a window of Barnesiella propionica DNA.
GATAAATACGACCACCACGATTATTGCTAAGGCAGAAAAGAACGGATGGACAGGAAGTAACCAGTTTAAAGCGACCTATACGATAGATAATTCCATTATGAAATGGATTCCTTCCGGAAGTAAACCTGCTACCGTAGAACCAAGTCTTTATACAACTGGATTGCAGAAGACGAATTTGAGCCTTGTTAATTTTGGGAATGGAGCCACCGATTGTATAGGAGGAACGGCTGCGTCGGGCTGGTGTACTTCTCCGGATAATTTTAAAACTACTAATAGCTATTTTACGGCATCTGTCGTTCCCGAGGAGGGCTATGTTGTGACTATATCCAAGATTAATGTCGCTATGAAAAGAAATGCTAATACTAGTGCGCCCAAGAATTTCGCTATACAGTATAGTATAGGAGATGAAACGAATTATACGACTTTATATCAAAGTACGGATGGTTCGATAAGTGCGAATAGTGCTCTTTATTCCTGTGATATTGCTGCCCCTATAAAAACGGCAAAGAGTGTTTATTTCAGGATAATACCTATCGCAAGCGGCAGTGCCGGAGCGTTTTATATAACTGGCGATAACGGTGGTTTATCGTTTGAAGGAACTGTTGCTCCGATGGAAACTTCGACCGTTACGGACGCTACGACGATAGAACAGGATGTAGACGGACACCTGGTGGTTGACGGCAGTAACGGAACTCTTCCCCAGATATCGGTTCCTGTCGAAAAACAGGTGGCGGGAAAAGTGACGGTAGCCCGTAAATTCGAGAATAAGAAAAACTGGTATGCTGTATCGTTCCCGTTCGATATCGAGAGCGTGGCGGTTGTGCATACCGATGGAACCGATTTCCCTCTGACAGCCGGAACTCATTACTGGTTAAGGAGCTTTGAACCGAAGAACATTACCGAAAGTATAATATTTGGAGATGTAGCTTCCATTCAGGCTAATAAAGGATATATTATTGCCTTCCCGCAATCTTTCCCCGATGGCGGATTTACCGTTAAGTTTACTTCCGTAGCCGGTGTTACGCTGAATGCGGACGATACCGCACCTAAGTCTACGGCGACCGGCGGTATGTACGAATTTGTCGGTAATGCCGTACTTAAAGATTATGCGGTGTCAGGAGAGTCTTATAAATTGAGTGCCGATGGTACTAACTTCGTAAAGACCAGCGGTGCTGTTTATTCTCCCTATGAAGGTCTGGTATTCATACCGTCCGCTTCTGCCGCCAAGGCCCCGTTATATTTGCCGGTAGATCAGAAACCTTCGGGCTTGGACGGCCTCGCTGCCGATGAAATGACCGTAACCTGTGCTAACGGAAAAATCATGGTGACTTCTGCCGAAGATACCCGGGTAACGGTTTACCATGTAAGCGGTACTTTAGTTTCACAGATCGACGTTGCCGCCGGAACTACATATACGATCGACGTACCGGCCGGTATTTATGTTGTGAATAAGCAAAAAGTTGTGGTTTATTAAAATGGGAATTTATAATAGAATGAAGGGTGGCTGTAAAGCCACCCTTTTTTTGTATATTATTTTTCGGATGAGTTGTTTGCCGTGAGGGAATATTAATTATTGTTTGTGAAAAATGGATTTGTGTAATTAATAGATCGGATTTTGTAGTTAAATGTTATATAGAATGTTTATATTTATAAACTGAATTAAACTTATGATCGATATGAAAAGAATAATTCCACTTCTCTTTTTTTGCTTATGTGCCGGTGCTTGCGTTGCTTTACAAGCGCAGGGATATAATGCCGGAGAGTTAGCCAAGTTAAGGGCTTTCCTTTTACAGCCGTCGGAAACTGCGGGAGTGACAAATGCCGAAGCTCTGGAGATCGAGGATATGGACGACCCGTCGGCGTGGACGGGGATTACCTGGAATGAAGAAGACGATAACCGGGTAACGGATATCGAGTGGAGTATGTACGGCCTTTCCGGAAATCTGGACGTGAGCGGATTTACCGAATTGTGGTGGCTCGAATGTGCCGACAATTCCATTAATTCGTTGAAGTTTGACGGAGATGTGCAGCTCGCCTGGCTCGATTGTGAAAACAATGCATTGACTTCACTGGATGTCACGACCTTGACGGCTTTGGAAGATTTATATTGTTCCGGTAATGATTTGGAAAAAGTCGATTTGTCGGGTTGCGGAAGGCTTACTTCTTTTATTGCTCGGGAAACAGGATTAACCCGGCTGGATTTGTCCGGTTGTCCCGAATTGATAAAAGTAGATGTAACAGGAAATAAGTTAATTTCCCTGGATGCGGCGTCCAATCCTTCTCTAAAGGAGTTGTTATGCAATGAGAACCGGCTTACATCCATAACTCTGAATGGGAACGATAAATTGAATAACCTGCTTTGCAGGAATAATCAATTGACGGATCTGGAGCTTTCGGGATGTCCTAATGTGAAAGAGGTTTTTTGTGATGATAATCTTCTTACCGAATTGAATGTAAACGGTCTTTTATCTTTGGAAAGCCTGAAATGCGAAGGGAATAATTTGGTCTCTCTTGACGTGAGCGGGTGTCCGGCTCTTATGTATTTATACTGCGGGAACAATCGTTTATCGCGGCTTGAAACAGGCGGGCATGTCGTATCTGCGTCGTTGTATTGCGATCATAATTATTTGACATTAGAGACTTTGCCTCCTACCGATGGTATATTCACTTATCAGTACGCGCCTCAGAATATAATGGAATTAGGGTTTGGTGTTTTTTCGTTAAACAAAACGTTGGATTTGAGTGCCCAAATCAGGACCGGGAACCAGGGAGGCGGCCGGACTACATTCGCATGGTATTCGGGAAATAAATTATTACAGGCAGGGGAGGATTATACCGAAGATAACGGGACATTCGTTTTTACCCGTATGCAGAATGACAGTGTTTATTGTAAGATGTCCCATTCGAAATTTATTGCTTTTGAATTCAGCGACCGTCATCTTACGACCTCTTCTTTTGCTTTGCAGGTTCCGTCGGGAGTTACAGGTCCCGGAATAAGAGAAGCTATAATATATAAAGACGATATGCTGCAGATAGAGGCGGAAGATGCGGTTTCGGACGTTATAATATATGATATGCAGGGGAGGTTGCTTGCACATTGTACCCTCGAAGGAAAGATGCTGCATATACCGGTAAGAGCCGTTACTCCGGTATTATTGGTCAAGCTTATTTATTCCGGCGGTTCTGTCGTTATGAGAAAGGTGGTTACGAATTAAATAAGATCATATAAAACAGCAGGCTGTATAATTTATACAGCCTGCTGTTTTATATCAGGGTGGATTATACCTTTTAATTCGGCTTTATCATTGATTCATTTCATTTTTTACGCTTTGCGCAGCAGATTTGACGTTCGCTTTAATGGTATCGGCCTTTTTGCTCACGGCATCTTTTGTCTCTTCCCACCCTTCTTTAATATTCTCTTTTCCTTCCTCTATTTTATCAGAGGTTTTATCGACGGCTTTATTGACAGACTGTTCTGCTTTTTCCATATTTTTATTCATATGGTCCTTGGAATTCTGATTGGAGCATGAGGTGATCATTCCGGTAACGGCGATCACGCATAAAGATAAAAATAATTTTTTCATTTGTTCTGTACAGTTAATTAATAATAGCTTAACTGAGAACAGATAAAGAAGGGGGTATGTTTTGTTAAGTAGTAATAATTAGATAAATTAATATTTAATTCTTAGGAATGAACATATTTCGTATAGGGTATCCGGCTAACCGTTAATTCCCGGTGCAAGCCTGGAATAGCATGTGCGTTTAACAGGAAAATAGATCTGGAAAAAGCGATGGAGACGAACGAATTTACGGGGTAAACGATGAGGTGGAAAATATCCAGGTCATTGGTATCCGCCACTTGGAAGAAGAGTAACGACGGATACTACGCATTTCGTTTTGAGTGGGTATAAATCCGCCTCTCTGGGATTTGTCCCGATAAAATGACTTCGTTCCCTTTGTAAAGGCTCCTCTATTTCCATCGTATATTCGTGCGACTTAGTAATTTTATTTCTCCGGCAGAGTTTGTCTAATAATTTTTTTATTCAAAAGTGGTGAGGGAAGTAAAAAAGGTACTGCGTTTAGATGCTTCTTTACCGGAGAAATATTTTTCCTCTATTTATAAGAAAATGCCGGAGGTCGAGCCTTCGTTTAAACTTGATTCAATATAAATACAAAAATCCTGCTTCCTTAAAATTGAGGGCAGGACTTTTGTATTATGCTTATTAAGTGATAATTGTTTGGTTATATTATAGCGATATTATTTAGTAAAATGATTATATTTGTTCAAAATAAAGGGTATTAGATATGACTAAAAAAGAATTAAATTCATACCGATTAACGAGTTTGGAAGAACCTTCTGACGAGATGCTTTCCGCATTAATGAAAGAAGTGGCTAAGGAAGCTAAGGAAAGTACGGAAGCAGTAAATAGAAAGTTTTTTCAACAAATGCGAGAACGTATCCGTGAGCAGAAAAAGGCATGGGAAAAAGAATATAATATAAAGTTTAAAAATGCGTAAGCCTGTACTTATAGTTATTGCTGGTCCAAATGGTTCTGGAAAAACATCTGTGACGACTAAAATTCTTCATCATGAATGGATTGAAGATTGCATATATATAAATCCGGATATTATAGCTCAGGAAAAATTTGGAGATTGGAACTCTAAAGAGGCGGTTATGCAATCGGTACAATATTGCGAAACTTTACGGGAGGATTGTATTAAAGAGAAAAAAAGCCTTATTTTTGAAACTGTGTTATCTGTAAGAGATAAAGTCGATTATATTCGCAGAGCTAAAGAAGCAGGATTTTTTATCCGTCTGTTTTTTGTATGTACGAGTAACCCTACCATTAATGCGGCACGTATTGCTAATAGAGTGATGAAAGGGGGACATGATGTTCCTATTCCCAAAATCATATCCCGATATGAAAAATCTATTGCCAATTGTTGTGTAGCCTCCCAATTCGCAGACAGAACTTATGTTTATGATAATTCAGCTGATGGGGCAGAAGCAAAATTACTGTTTCGCTTGACTGACGGGGAAGTCACCAAACAATATGTAAATCAAATTCCTGAATGGGCATCACCTATTTTATATAGTGAATAAATAAAGATTTTCTGATAAAAATCCTGCTTCCTTAA
It encodes the following:
- a CDS encoding leucine-rich repeat domain-containing protein, with protein sequence MKRIIPLLFFCLCAGACVALQAQGYNAGELAKLRAFLLQPSETAGVTNAEALEIEDMDDPSAWTGITWNEEDDNRVTDIEWSMYGLSGNLDVSGFTELWWLECADNSINSLKFDGDVQLAWLDCENNALTSLDVTTLTALEDLYCSGNDLEKVDLSGCGRLTSFIARETGLTRLDLSGCPELIKVDVTGNKLISLDAASNPSLKELLCNENRLTSITLNGNDKLNNLLCRNNQLTDLELSGCPNVKEVFCDDNLLTELNVNGLLSLESLKCEGNNLVSLDVSGCPALMYLYCGNNRLSRLETGGHVVSASLYCDHNYLTLETLPPTDGIFTYQYAPQNIMELGFGVFSLNKTLDLSAQIRTGNQGGGRTTFAWYSGNKLLQAGEDYTEDNGTFVFTRMQNDSVYCKMSHSKFIAFEFSDRHLTTSSFALQVPSGVTGPGIREAIIYKDDMLQIEAEDAVSDVIIYDMQGRLLAHCTLEGKMLHIPVRAVTPVLLVKLIYSGGSVVMRKVVTN
- a CDS encoding zeta toxin family protein — protein: MRKPVLIVIAGPNGSGKTSVTTKILHHEWIEDCIYINPDIIAQEKFGDWNSKEAVMQSVQYCETLREDCIKEKKSLIFETVLSVRDKVDYIRRAKEAGFFIRLFFVCTSNPTINAARIANRVMKGGHDVPIPKIISRYEKSIANCCVASQFADRTYVYDNSADGAEAKLLFRLTDGEVTKQYVNQIPEWASPILYSE